A stretch of the Vitis riparia cultivar Riparia Gloire de Montpellier isolate 1030 chromosome 13, EGFV_Vit.rip_1.0, whole genome shotgun sequence genome encodes the following:
- the LOC117929374 gene encoding AT-hook motif nuclear-localized protein 15-like, translating into MAHRWWAGNVAMRDPMSSAPSLHLRNTEDDQGGLNRLGPRREQEFMDNNNNTTTTTNTTATNSSSSNTNPNPSAANQNPEEEDSREIDLEDSEQNAGGHEIAEPSSAGRRPRGRPPGSKNKPKPPIVITKESPNALRSHVLEISSGSDIAESIANFAQRRHRGVSVLSASGIVNNVTLRQPAAPGGVITLQGRFEILSLSGAFLPAPSPPGATGLTVYLAGGQGQVVGGSVVGALMASGPVIVIAATFSNATFERLPLEDEPANEGIQMPQTSGVNSGTGGTSAPQSHGLVDPSSMPIYNLPPNLLPNGQMPHDVFWAPPPRPPPY; encoded by the coding sequence ATGGCGCATCGTTGGTGGGCCGGGAATGTGGCCATGCGAGACCCTATGTCCTCGGCTCCGTCGCTTCACCTCAGAAACACCGAAGATGACCAGGGTGGATTGAACCGCCTTGGACCCAGAAGAGAGCAAGAGTTCATGGACAATAACAACAAcactaccaccaccaccaacacGACCGCCACAAATAGCAGTAGCAGCAACACTAACCCAAACCCTAGTGCTGCCAATCAGAACCCTGAGGAAGAAGACAGCAGAGAAATCGACCTGGAAGACAGTGAGCAGAACGCTGGCGGCCACGAAATCGCCGAACCTAGTAGTGCTGGTCGCCGGCCCAGAGGCCGACCGCCCGGTTCAAAAAACAAGCCGAAGCCTCCGATAGTCATTACTAAAGAGAGCCCAAATGCGCTCAGAAGCCATGTATTAGAAATCAGCAGCGGAAGCGACATCGCGGAGAGTATTGCCAACTTTGCTCAGCGCCGCCACCGTGGGGTCTCGGTCCTCAGTGCCAGCGGCATTGTCAACAATGTCACCCTCCGGCAACCGGCAGCTCCAGGAGGCGTAATCACACTTCAAGGCAGATTTGAGATACTGTCTCTATCGGGAGCATTCTTGCCAGCGCCATCCCCACCGGGGGCTACTGGGCTGACGGTCTATTTGGCCGGAGGGCAAGGGCAGGTGGTAGGTGGAAGCGTTGTGGGTGCGCTTATGGCTTCGGGCCCAGTGATTGTGATTGCTGCCACCTTTTCCAATGCGACTTTCGAGCGTTTGCCGCTTGAAGATGAGCCAGCAAATGAAGGAATACAAATGCCACAAACATCAGGGGTGAATTCAGGAACTGGTGGCACTTCAGCACCTCAATCTCATGGTTTAGTCGATCCATCTTCCATGCCCATCTACAATCTCCCCCCCAATCTTCTACCCAATGGACAAATGCCCCATGACGTTTTTTGGGCACCTCCTCCACGTCCACCTCCTTACTAA